CGCGCCACACTTGCCATGGCCGGCGGAAGTCGCCTGCCGCCCAACGGTCACGGCGGGTCTTGTACTGCAACACCAGCAGCATCACCAGGAGCGCGAGCATCATCACGGCGCCACCCGAGTACAGGATGAATCGAATCCACGCCCGCCCCGGATAGTCAGTACCCGCCCACACTGACGCCGAGATCTGGAGAAAGACCAGCGACATCAGGGTCGACTTGCCTAGG
Above is a window of Gordonia westfalica DNA encoding:
- a CDS encoding putative phage holin, whose amino-acid sequence is MELIADWALVVLAVLATVYTICYAAWQYWWKERVSLIYLGKSTLMSLVFLQISASVWAGTDYPGRAWIRFILYSGGAVMMLALLVMLLVLQYKTRRDRWAAGDFRRPWQVWRDEIRAWWAGRS